One window of the Gambusia affinis linkage group LG13, SWU_Gaff_1.0, whole genome shotgun sequence genome contains the following:
- the phactr2 gene encoding phosphatase and actin regulator 2 isoform X2, with translation MEDEEGDTYPEMRRFTQLLPFPRHRSQSDISGFRSRVLFRLRGARSVDGLEKSSVASCDVVVDNASNTQNAHGSRQQRGKLSTLGKLFKPWKWRKKKTSDKFQDLSKVLERKISTRQTREELIRKGVLIPEQDEPISSENLNGHASSSLTPEEVKVDIESPEALVEEQAAGPISTEEKTSESSVTKPPARTNQVRPRDAAAKKQQSAAAATATRAGGATATRHKEGAPGAKKAAKTTAKSSNPKKTGGVSKTTASTTATPRSRVPKDAAARSEGMPAKTIKKPDASASSPESQKTSTDAPSHPEDLKSSSPSSDNKPPSSKPSGSKAEGNQAICSKADLESKSALNDSASREETHKCLTREITDKSSHINQTTEDTSFTGDKDDRSQRDKRERTELEDRKDAKKQGETDCGKENDSRSAAGDSEKHPGLSVKTDQAEVTIIPDRPRDSQTSDSDSDGPILYRGDDDEEEDDEDEYTNNSLASKIRRRDTLNIKLGNRPSKEELEEKNILPRSSETERHELRQQIGSKLVRRLSQRPTTEELEQRNILKQINEAEEKEAKQEIKRRLTRKLSVRPTVAELIARRILRFNEYVEVTDAKDYDRRADKPWTRLTPADKAAIRKELNEFKSREMEVHEDSKQFTRFHRP, from the exons TTGATGGCCTGGAGAAATCATCTGTGGCCAGCTGTGATGTGGTGGTGGACAACGCCTCCAATACCCAGAATGCCCATGGCTCACGACAGCAGCGAGGGAAACTGTCAACCCTGGGAAAACTGTTCAAACCCTGGaagtggaggaagaagaaaaccagCGACAAGTTCCAGGATCTCTCCAAAG ttctAGAGAGAAAAATCTCCACTAGACAAACAAGAGAGGAGCTCATCAGGAAGGGGGTTCTTATCCCTGAGCAAG atGAGCCGATCAGTAGTGAAAATCTGAACGGCCATGCATCGTCCAGTTTAACTCCAGAGGAAGTCAAAGTGGACATCGAGTCTCCTGAAGCTCTGGTGGAGGAACAAGCCGCTGGACCAATCAgcacagaggaaaaaacatcag AGAGCTCCGTGACTAAACCACCTGCCCGGACAAACCAGGTGCGACCTCGAGACGCTGCAgctaaaaaacagcaaagtgccGCTGCGGCCACTGCCACCAGAGCCGGTGGCGCCACCGCAACGCGACACAAAGAAGGTGCTCCAGGAGCTAAAAAGGCAGCTAAAACCACAG CCAAATCCTCAAACCCAAAGAAGACGGGAGGCGTGAGTAAAACCACCGCCTCCACCACCGCCACACCTCGTTCTCGGGTGCCCAAAGATGCTGCGGCCCGGTCTGAAGGGATGCCTGCAAAGACCATCAAGAAACCAGACGCTTCAGCTTCTTCACCCGAATCTCAGAAAACCTCCACAGATGCTCCTAGTCATCCTGAGGACCTCAAATCATCTTCGCCTTCCTCAGACAACAAGCCTCCTTCATCCAAACCCTCAGGAAGCAAGGCAGAGGGAAATCAGGCTATTTGTTCGAAAGCTGATCTAGAGTCTAAATCGGCTCTAAATGACTCTGCTTCAAGGGAAGAGACTCACAAGTGTTTGACTCGTGAGATCACAGACAAGTCCTCTCATATCAACCAGACTACAGAGGACACCTCCTTCACAGGAGACAAAGACGACCGCTCTCAGAGGGACAAACGTGAAAGGACAGAATTAGAGGACAGAAAAGATGCGAAAAAGCAAGGAGAAACAGATTGTGGTAAAGAGAACGACTCCAG GTCAGCAGCGGGCGATTCGGAAAAGCATCCAGGTCTGAGCGTGAAGACGGACCAGGCTGAGGTGACGATTATCCCCGATAGGCCAAGAGACAGCCAGACCAGTGATTCTGATTCGGATGGACCCATCCTGTACCGGGgcgatgatgatgaagaagaggacGACGAAGATGAATACACAAACA ACTCCTTGGCCAGCAAGATCCGCCGACGAGACACGCTGAACATTAAGCTGGGCAACCGACCCAGCAAGGAGGAGttggaggagaaaaacattCTGCCAAGAAGCTCAGAGACGGAGAGGCACGAGCTCCGCCAGCAGATAGGCTCCAAATTAGTCAG ACGCCTGAGCCAAAGACCCACCACAGAGGAGCTGGAGCAGAGAAACATCCTCAAAC AAATAAATGAAGCTGAGGAGAAAGAAGCCAAGCAAGAGATTAAAAGGAGGCTCACCAGAAAG ctgagTGTGAGGCCTACAGTGGCAGAGCTAATTGCTCGGAGGATCCTGCGGTTCAATGAATATGTGGAGGTGACGGACGCCAAAGATTACGACCGTCGGGCAGACAAACCCTGGACACGGCTTACTCCCGCCGACAAG GCCGCTATCCGCAAGGAGCTGAATGAGTTTAAGAGCCGAGAGATGGAGGTTCATGAAGACAGCAAACAGTTTACAAG gTTCCATCGGCCATGA
- the phactr2 gene encoding phosphatase and actin regulator 2 isoform X4, with the protein MGQTAVSAVSQSTSVDGLEKSSVASCDVVVDNASNTQNAHGSRQQRGKLSTLGKLFKPWKWRKKKTSDKFQDLSKVLERKISTRQTREELIRKGVLIPEQDEPISSENLNGHASSSLTPEEVKVDIESPEALVEEQAAGPISTEEKTSESSVTKPPARTNQVRPRDAAAKKQQSAAAATATRAGGATATRHKEGAPGAKKAAKTTGKAGASTQAKANPRHTNTTSRGVAKSSNPKKTGGVSKTTASTTATPRSRVPKDAAARSEGMPAKTIKKPDASASSPESQKTSTDAPSHPEDLKSSSPSSDNKPPSSKPSGSKAEGNQAICSKADLESKSALNDSASREETHKCLTREITDKSSHINQTTEDTSFTGDKDDRSQRDKRERTELEDRKDAKKQGETDCGKENDSRSAAGDSEKHPGLSVKTDQAEVTIIPDRPRDSQTSDSDSDGPILYRGDDDEEEDDEDEYTNNSLASKIRRRDTLNIKLGNRPSKEELEEKNILPRSSETERHELRQQIGSKLVRRLSQRPTTEELEQRNILKQINEAEEKEAKQEIKRRLTRKLSVRPTVAELIARRILRFNEYVEVTDAKDYDRRADKPWTRLTPADKAAIRKELNEFKSREMEVHEDSKQFTRFHRP; encoded by the exons TTGATGGCCTGGAGAAATCATCTGTGGCCAGCTGTGATGTGGTGGTGGACAACGCCTCCAATACCCAGAATGCCCATGGCTCACGACAGCAGCGAGGGAAACTGTCAACCCTGGGAAAACTGTTCAAACCCTGGaagtggaggaagaagaaaaccagCGACAAGTTCCAGGATCTCTCCAAAG ttctAGAGAGAAAAATCTCCACTAGACAAACAAGAGAGGAGCTCATCAGGAAGGGGGTTCTTATCCCTGAGCAAG atGAGCCGATCAGTAGTGAAAATCTGAACGGCCATGCATCGTCCAGTTTAACTCCAGAGGAAGTCAAAGTGGACATCGAGTCTCCTGAAGCTCTGGTGGAGGAACAAGCCGCTGGACCAATCAgcacagaggaaaaaacatcag AGAGCTCCGTGACTAAACCACCTGCCCGGACAAACCAGGTGCGACCTCGAGACGCTGCAgctaaaaaacagcaaagtgccGCTGCGGCCACTGCCACCAGAGCCGGTGGCGCCACCGCAACGCGACACAAAGAAGGTGCTCCAGGAGCTAAAAAGGCAGCTAAAACCACAGGCAAGGCAGGCGCATCCACGCAGGCTAAAGCTAACCCACGGCACACTAACACCACAAGTCGAGGGGTTG CCAAATCCTCAAACCCAAAGAAGACGGGAGGCGTGAGTAAAACCACCGCCTCCACCACCGCCACACCTCGTTCTCGGGTGCCCAAAGATGCTGCGGCCCGGTCTGAAGGGATGCCTGCAAAGACCATCAAGAAACCAGACGCTTCAGCTTCTTCACCCGAATCTCAGAAAACCTCCACAGATGCTCCTAGTCATCCTGAGGACCTCAAATCATCTTCGCCTTCCTCAGACAACAAGCCTCCTTCATCCAAACCCTCAGGAAGCAAGGCAGAGGGAAATCAGGCTATTTGTTCGAAAGCTGATCTAGAGTCTAAATCGGCTCTAAATGACTCTGCTTCAAGGGAAGAGACTCACAAGTGTTTGACTCGTGAGATCACAGACAAGTCCTCTCATATCAACCAGACTACAGAGGACACCTCCTTCACAGGAGACAAAGACGACCGCTCTCAGAGGGACAAACGTGAAAGGACAGAATTAGAGGACAGAAAAGATGCGAAAAAGCAAGGAGAAACAGATTGTGGTAAAGAGAACGACTCCAG GTCAGCAGCGGGCGATTCGGAAAAGCATCCAGGTCTGAGCGTGAAGACGGACCAGGCTGAGGTGACGATTATCCCCGATAGGCCAAGAGACAGCCAGACCAGTGATTCTGATTCGGATGGACCCATCCTGTACCGGGgcgatgatgatgaagaagaggacGACGAAGATGAATACACAAACA ACTCCTTGGCCAGCAAGATCCGCCGACGAGACACGCTGAACATTAAGCTGGGCAACCGACCCAGCAAGGAGGAGttggaggagaaaaacattCTGCCAAGAAGCTCAGAGACGGAGAGGCACGAGCTCCGCCAGCAGATAGGCTCCAAATTAGTCAG ACGCCTGAGCCAAAGACCCACCACAGAGGAGCTGGAGCAGAGAAACATCCTCAAAC AAATAAATGAAGCTGAGGAGAAAGAAGCCAAGCAAGAGATTAAAAGGAGGCTCACCAGAAAG ctgagTGTGAGGCCTACAGTGGCAGAGCTAATTGCTCGGAGGATCCTGCGGTTCAATGAATATGTGGAGGTGACGGACGCCAAAGATTACGACCGTCGGGCAGACAAACCCTGGACACGGCTTACTCCCGCCGACAAG GCCGCTATCCGCAAGGAGCTGAATGAGTTTAAGAGCCGAGAGATGGAGGTTCATGAAGACAGCAAACAGTTTACAAG gTTCCATCGGCCATGA
- the phactr2 gene encoding phosphatase and actin regulator 2 isoform X3 yields MEDEEGDTYPEMRRFTQLLPFPRHRSQSDISGFRSRVLFRLRGARSVDGLEKSSVASCDVVVDNASNTQNAHGSRQQRGKLSTLGKLFKPWKWRKKKTSDKFQDLSKDEPISSENLNGHASSSLTPEEVKVDIESPEALVEEQAAGPISTEEKTSESSVTKPPARTNQVRPRDAAAKKQQSAAAATATRAGGATATRHKEGAPGAKKAAKTTGKAGASTQAKANPRHTNTTSRGVAKSSNPKKTGGVSKTTASTTATPRSRVPKDAAARSEGMPAKTIKKPDASASSPESQKTSTDAPSHPEDLKSSSPSSDNKPPSSKPSGSKAEGNQAICSKADLESKSALNDSASREETHKCLTREITDKSSHINQTTEDTSFTGDKDDRSQRDKRERTELEDRKDAKKQGETDCGKENDSRSAAGDSEKHPGLSVKTDQAEVTIIPDRPRDSQTSDSDSDGPILYRGDDDEEEDDEDEYTNNSLASKIRRRDTLNIKLGNRPSKEELEEKNILPRSSETERHELRQQIGSKLVRRLSQRPTTEELEQRNILKQINEAEEKEAKQEIKRRLTRKLSVRPTVAELIARRILRFNEYVEVTDAKDYDRRADKPWTRLTPADKAAIRKELNEFKSREMEVHEDSKQFTRFHRP; encoded by the exons TTGATGGCCTGGAGAAATCATCTGTGGCCAGCTGTGATGTGGTGGTGGACAACGCCTCCAATACCCAGAATGCCCATGGCTCACGACAGCAGCGAGGGAAACTGTCAACCCTGGGAAAACTGTTCAAACCCTGGaagtggaggaagaagaaaaccagCGACAAGTTCCAGGATCTCTCCAAAG atGAGCCGATCAGTAGTGAAAATCTGAACGGCCATGCATCGTCCAGTTTAACTCCAGAGGAAGTCAAAGTGGACATCGAGTCTCCTGAAGCTCTGGTGGAGGAACAAGCCGCTGGACCAATCAgcacagaggaaaaaacatcag AGAGCTCCGTGACTAAACCACCTGCCCGGACAAACCAGGTGCGACCTCGAGACGCTGCAgctaaaaaacagcaaagtgccGCTGCGGCCACTGCCACCAGAGCCGGTGGCGCCACCGCAACGCGACACAAAGAAGGTGCTCCAGGAGCTAAAAAGGCAGCTAAAACCACAGGCAAGGCAGGCGCATCCACGCAGGCTAAAGCTAACCCACGGCACACTAACACCACAAGTCGAGGGGTTG CCAAATCCTCAAACCCAAAGAAGACGGGAGGCGTGAGTAAAACCACCGCCTCCACCACCGCCACACCTCGTTCTCGGGTGCCCAAAGATGCTGCGGCCCGGTCTGAAGGGATGCCTGCAAAGACCATCAAGAAACCAGACGCTTCAGCTTCTTCACCCGAATCTCAGAAAACCTCCACAGATGCTCCTAGTCATCCTGAGGACCTCAAATCATCTTCGCCTTCCTCAGACAACAAGCCTCCTTCATCCAAACCCTCAGGAAGCAAGGCAGAGGGAAATCAGGCTATTTGTTCGAAAGCTGATCTAGAGTCTAAATCGGCTCTAAATGACTCTGCTTCAAGGGAAGAGACTCACAAGTGTTTGACTCGTGAGATCACAGACAAGTCCTCTCATATCAACCAGACTACAGAGGACACCTCCTTCACAGGAGACAAAGACGACCGCTCTCAGAGGGACAAACGTGAAAGGACAGAATTAGAGGACAGAAAAGATGCGAAAAAGCAAGGAGAAACAGATTGTGGTAAAGAGAACGACTCCAG GTCAGCAGCGGGCGATTCGGAAAAGCATCCAGGTCTGAGCGTGAAGACGGACCAGGCTGAGGTGACGATTATCCCCGATAGGCCAAGAGACAGCCAGACCAGTGATTCTGATTCGGATGGACCCATCCTGTACCGGGgcgatgatgatgaagaagaggacGACGAAGATGAATACACAAACA ACTCCTTGGCCAGCAAGATCCGCCGACGAGACACGCTGAACATTAAGCTGGGCAACCGACCCAGCAAGGAGGAGttggaggagaaaaacattCTGCCAAGAAGCTCAGAGACGGAGAGGCACGAGCTCCGCCAGCAGATAGGCTCCAAATTAGTCAG ACGCCTGAGCCAAAGACCCACCACAGAGGAGCTGGAGCAGAGAAACATCCTCAAAC AAATAAATGAAGCTGAGGAGAAAGAAGCCAAGCAAGAGATTAAAAGGAGGCTCACCAGAAAG ctgagTGTGAGGCCTACAGTGGCAGAGCTAATTGCTCGGAGGATCCTGCGGTTCAATGAATATGTGGAGGTGACGGACGCCAAAGATTACGACCGTCGGGCAGACAAACCCTGGACACGGCTTACTCCCGCCGACAAG GCCGCTATCCGCAAGGAGCTGAATGAGTTTAAGAGCCGAGAGATGGAGGTTCATGAAGACAGCAAACAGTTTACAAG gTTCCATCGGCCATGA
- the phactr2 gene encoding phosphatase and actin regulator 2 isoform X1: MEDEEGDTYPEMRRFTQLLPFPRHRSQSDISGFRSRVLFRLRGARSVDGLEKSSVASCDVVVDNASNTQNAHGSRQQRGKLSTLGKLFKPWKWRKKKTSDKFQDLSKVLERKISTRQTREELIRKGVLIPEQDEPISSENLNGHASSSLTPEEVKVDIESPEALVEEQAAGPISTEEKTSESSVTKPPARTNQVRPRDAAAKKQQSAAAATATRAGGATATRHKEGAPGAKKAAKTTGKAGASTQAKANPRHTNTTSRGVAKSSNPKKTGGVSKTTASTTATPRSRVPKDAAARSEGMPAKTIKKPDASASSPESQKTSTDAPSHPEDLKSSSPSSDNKPPSSKPSGSKAEGNQAICSKADLESKSALNDSASREETHKCLTREITDKSSHINQTTEDTSFTGDKDDRSQRDKRERTELEDRKDAKKQGETDCGKENDSRSAAGDSEKHPGLSVKTDQAEVTIIPDRPRDSQTSDSDSDGPILYRGDDDEEEDDEDEYTNNSLASKIRRRDTLNIKLGNRPSKEELEEKNILPRSSETERHELRQQIGSKLVRRLSQRPTTEELEQRNILKQINEAEEKEAKQEIKRRLTRKLSVRPTVAELIARRILRFNEYVEVTDAKDYDRRADKPWTRLTPADKAAIRKELNEFKSREMEVHEDSKQFTRFHRP, encoded by the exons TTGATGGCCTGGAGAAATCATCTGTGGCCAGCTGTGATGTGGTGGTGGACAACGCCTCCAATACCCAGAATGCCCATGGCTCACGACAGCAGCGAGGGAAACTGTCAACCCTGGGAAAACTGTTCAAACCCTGGaagtggaggaagaagaaaaccagCGACAAGTTCCAGGATCTCTCCAAAG ttctAGAGAGAAAAATCTCCACTAGACAAACAAGAGAGGAGCTCATCAGGAAGGGGGTTCTTATCCCTGAGCAAG atGAGCCGATCAGTAGTGAAAATCTGAACGGCCATGCATCGTCCAGTTTAACTCCAGAGGAAGTCAAAGTGGACATCGAGTCTCCTGAAGCTCTGGTGGAGGAACAAGCCGCTGGACCAATCAgcacagaggaaaaaacatcag AGAGCTCCGTGACTAAACCACCTGCCCGGACAAACCAGGTGCGACCTCGAGACGCTGCAgctaaaaaacagcaaagtgccGCTGCGGCCACTGCCACCAGAGCCGGTGGCGCCACCGCAACGCGACACAAAGAAGGTGCTCCAGGAGCTAAAAAGGCAGCTAAAACCACAGGCAAGGCAGGCGCATCCACGCAGGCTAAAGCTAACCCACGGCACACTAACACCACAAGTCGAGGGGTTG CCAAATCCTCAAACCCAAAGAAGACGGGAGGCGTGAGTAAAACCACCGCCTCCACCACCGCCACACCTCGTTCTCGGGTGCCCAAAGATGCTGCGGCCCGGTCTGAAGGGATGCCTGCAAAGACCATCAAGAAACCAGACGCTTCAGCTTCTTCACCCGAATCTCAGAAAACCTCCACAGATGCTCCTAGTCATCCTGAGGACCTCAAATCATCTTCGCCTTCCTCAGACAACAAGCCTCCTTCATCCAAACCCTCAGGAAGCAAGGCAGAGGGAAATCAGGCTATTTGTTCGAAAGCTGATCTAGAGTCTAAATCGGCTCTAAATGACTCTGCTTCAAGGGAAGAGACTCACAAGTGTTTGACTCGTGAGATCACAGACAAGTCCTCTCATATCAACCAGACTACAGAGGACACCTCCTTCACAGGAGACAAAGACGACCGCTCTCAGAGGGACAAACGTGAAAGGACAGAATTAGAGGACAGAAAAGATGCGAAAAAGCAAGGAGAAACAGATTGTGGTAAAGAGAACGACTCCAG GTCAGCAGCGGGCGATTCGGAAAAGCATCCAGGTCTGAGCGTGAAGACGGACCAGGCTGAGGTGACGATTATCCCCGATAGGCCAAGAGACAGCCAGACCAGTGATTCTGATTCGGATGGACCCATCCTGTACCGGGgcgatgatgatgaagaagaggacGACGAAGATGAATACACAAACA ACTCCTTGGCCAGCAAGATCCGCCGACGAGACACGCTGAACATTAAGCTGGGCAACCGACCCAGCAAGGAGGAGttggaggagaaaaacattCTGCCAAGAAGCTCAGAGACGGAGAGGCACGAGCTCCGCCAGCAGATAGGCTCCAAATTAGTCAG ACGCCTGAGCCAAAGACCCACCACAGAGGAGCTGGAGCAGAGAAACATCCTCAAAC AAATAAATGAAGCTGAGGAGAAAGAAGCCAAGCAAGAGATTAAAAGGAGGCTCACCAGAAAG ctgagTGTGAGGCCTACAGTGGCAGAGCTAATTGCTCGGAGGATCCTGCGGTTCAATGAATATGTGGAGGTGACGGACGCCAAAGATTACGACCGTCGGGCAGACAAACCCTGGACACGGCTTACTCCCGCCGACAAG GCCGCTATCCGCAAGGAGCTGAATGAGTTTAAGAGCCGAGAGATGGAGGTTCATGAAGACAGCAAACAGTTTACAAG gTTCCATCGGCCATGA
- the phactr2 gene encoding phosphatase and actin regulator 2 isoform X6 has translation MEDEEGDTYPEMRRFTQLLPFPRHRSQSDISGFRSRVLFRLRGARSVDGLEKSSVASCDVVVDNASNTQNAHGSRQQRGKLSTLGKLFKPWKWRKKKTSDKFQDLSKVLERKISTRQTREELIRKGVLIPEQDEPISSENLNGHASSSLTPEEVKVDIESPEALVEEQAAGPISTEEKTSAKSSNPKKTGGVSKTTASTTATPRSRVPKDAAARSEGMPAKTIKKPDASASSPESQKTSTDAPSHPEDLKSSSPSSDNKPPSSKPSGSKAEGNQAICSKADLESKSALNDSASREETHKCLTREITDKSSHINQTTEDTSFTGDKDDRSQRDKRERTELEDRKDAKKQGETDCGKENDSRSAAGDSEKHPGLSVKTDQAEVTIIPDRPRDSQTSDSDSDGPILYRGDDDEEEDDEDEYTNNSLASKIRRRDTLNIKLGNRPSKEELEEKNILPRSSETERHELRQQIGSKLVRRLSQRPTTEELEQRNILKQINEAEEKEAKQEIKRRLTRKLSVRPTVAELIARRILRFNEYVEVTDAKDYDRRADKPWTRLTPADKAAIRKELNEFKSREMEVHEDSKQFTRFHRP, from the exons TTGATGGCCTGGAGAAATCATCTGTGGCCAGCTGTGATGTGGTGGTGGACAACGCCTCCAATACCCAGAATGCCCATGGCTCACGACAGCAGCGAGGGAAACTGTCAACCCTGGGAAAACTGTTCAAACCCTGGaagtggaggaagaagaaaaccagCGACAAGTTCCAGGATCTCTCCAAAG ttctAGAGAGAAAAATCTCCACTAGACAAACAAGAGAGGAGCTCATCAGGAAGGGGGTTCTTATCCCTGAGCAAG atGAGCCGATCAGTAGTGAAAATCTGAACGGCCATGCATCGTCCAGTTTAACTCCAGAGGAAGTCAAAGTGGACATCGAGTCTCCTGAAGCTCTGGTGGAGGAACAAGCCGCTGGACCAATCAgcacagaggaaaaaacatcag CCAAATCCTCAAACCCAAAGAAGACGGGAGGCGTGAGTAAAACCACCGCCTCCACCACCGCCACACCTCGTTCTCGGGTGCCCAAAGATGCTGCGGCCCGGTCTGAAGGGATGCCTGCAAAGACCATCAAGAAACCAGACGCTTCAGCTTCTTCACCCGAATCTCAGAAAACCTCCACAGATGCTCCTAGTCATCCTGAGGACCTCAAATCATCTTCGCCTTCCTCAGACAACAAGCCTCCTTCATCCAAACCCTCAGGAAGCAAGGCAGAGGGAAATCAGGCTATTTGTTCGAAAGCTGATCTAGAGTCTAAATCGGCTCTAAATGACTCTGCTTCAAGGGAAGAGACTCACAAGTGTTTGACTCGTGAGATCACAGACAAGTCCTCTCATATCAACCAGACTACAGAGGACACCTCCTTCACAGGAGACAAAGACGACCGCTCTCAGAGGGACAAACGTGAAAGGACAGAATTAGAGGACAGAAAAGATGCGAAAAAGCAAGGAGAAACAGATTGTGGTAAAGAGAACGACTCCAG GTCAGCAGCGGGCGATTCGGAAAAGCATCCAGGTCTGAGCGTGAAGACGGACCAGGCTGAGGTGACGATTATCCCCGATAGGCCAAGAGACAGCCAGACCAGTGATTCTGATTCGGATGGACCCATCCTGTACCGGGgcgatgatgatgaagaagaggacGACGAAGATGAATACACAAACA ACTCCTTGGCCAGCAAGATCCGCCGACGAGACACGCTGAACATTAAGCTGGGCAACCGACCCAGCAAGGAGGAGttggaggagaaaaacattCTGCCAAGAAGCTCAGAGACGGAGAGGCACGAGCTCCGCCAGCAGATAGGCTCCAAATTAGTCAG ACGCCTGAGCCAAAGACCCACCACAGAGGAGCTGGAGCAGAGAAACATCCTCAAAC AAATAAATGAAGCTGAGGAGAAAGAAGCCAAGCAAGAGATTAAAAGGAGGCTCACCAGAAAG ctgagTGTGAGGCCTACAGTGGCAGAGCTAATTGCTCGGAGGATCCTGCGGTTCAATGAATATGTGGAGGTGACGGACGCCAAAGATTACGACCGTCGGGCAGACAAACCCTGGACACGGCTTACTCCCGCCGACAAG GCCGCTATCCGCAAGGAGCTGAATGAGTTTAAGAGCCGAGAGATGGAGGTTCATGAAGACAGCAAACAGTTTACAAG gTTCCATCGGCCATGA